A single Plasmodium malariae genome assembly, chromosome: 6 DNA region contains:
- the PmUG01_06025200 gene encoding Plasmodium exported protein, unknown function produces the protein MGIFFVKIFVFILLEYIFVCRISFFFVISLNTNRINRVALHLKDKRMLENNDLDKLIHLLKEIEGKEESKNDVSKNGIKTIIMFRELNEILLSNDLKREHMLNDITHILSSNPETIKSKLKDLEECLSGDEEISESKLNEVKEILLGNELFSEDIANKLKEHLLCSGPMKAAVLLKKLKEILSSDPQMIKLKLEVLENILLGNDATINDPNIKELRTLLMKVLSNYSKLKDNNQRTNINFLNRSNEATNNNLTKHKDTIKEVDENIMCRLEQNTNSENKNNEINKNHSLLQSFSCENESDMMNEMQIPKKKVHTINIYMKDNTNKDKLSNKKESVISIYMTKKNK, from the exons atgggtattttttttgttaaaatttttgtattcaTCCTCCTAGAATATATCTTTGTATGCCGTATTAGT tTTTTCTTTGTTATATCTTTGAATACGAATAGGATAAATAGGGTAGCATTACATTTAAAAGATAAGAGAATGTTAGAAAATAATGATTTGGATAAATTAATACACTTGTTAAAAGAAATTGAAGGAAAAGAAGAGTCGAAGAATGATGTGTCAAAAAACGGAATAAAAACTATTATAATGTTTAGagaattaaatgaaattctCTTAAGCAATGATCTCAAAAGAGAACATATGTTAAATGATATAACACATATTTTATCGAGTAACCCGGAGACGATTAAATCGAAGTTAAAGGATTTAGAAGAATGTTTATCGGGCGATGAAGAAATATCAGAATCAAAATTAAATGAGGTAAAAGAAATTCTGTTAGGTAATGAACTATTTTCGGAAGACATAGCAAACAAACTGAAAGAACATCTATTATGCAGTGGTCCAATGAAAGCAGCtgtattgttaaaaaaactaaaagaaATTCTGTCATCTGATCCTCagatgataaaattaaaattagaaGTGTTAGAAAACATTCTATTAGGAAATGATGCAACAATAAATGACCccaatataaaagaattaagaACATTGTTAATGAAAGTTCTAAGTAATTATtctaaattaaaagataataatcAAAGgacaaatattaattttttaaatagaagTAATGAAGCCaccaataataatttaactaAACATAAAGACACTATAAAAGAAGttgatgaaaatattatgtgTCGATTAGAGCAAAATACTAATTCAGAAAACAAGaataacgaaataaataaaaatcattCATTGTTACAGAGTTTTAGTTGTGAAAATGAAAGTGATATGATGAATGAAATGcaaataccaaaaaaaaaagttcatactataaatatatatatgaaagatAATACAAACAAAGATAAATTATCAAACAAAAAGGAAAGCGtcataagtatatacatgACTAAGAAAAACAAGTAA
- the PmUG01_06025300 gene encoding tryptophan-rich antigen yields MKDYVLKTSSYIKRKNNGLISSNKNKNVINSCKYIIILILTYLILPLTKCNEYAPQKSNNATHYTTNVNEIRQQFPQSLDMFEEKNCINWIEKFENDWSYFMSSLESQKNNWLQVKSKEFEKWKNYKENKLIHRNDNFDEREHNNNFFKETLRPVEGNKHLQEKDMWVKGSQNLTQGNSTFGNHNLPQEEYKSGMFKEKLRSDVGNKQYKEKDKCVKGGQKRTLNHLTFDNHNLHKTESNSSILKRKTNESKIKKNFSINRDKQFAEWREVLKDEPTNNNGKLDKVHDVNESKKDLNELNGSKEKLNKLNGTKKDSNELSEITKDSNKLNGTKKDSNELSEITKDSNKLNGTKKDSNELREITKDSNKLNGTKKDSNELREITKDSNKLNGTKKDSNELSEITKDSNKLNGTKKDSNKLRGTKEELNKLNRTKKDSNKLNETKKDSNELRETTKDSNELSETTKDSNKLSGTKKALEEKEKEEEELPQVKGDIQGKCDKMLKEELKKNEDNLSKKEHNINVSKKSLEEVNKNKCSNNFLENKSKEGEKSVENNLTKNKKNKNDSGCVLNHLKDSEEHNNVGLNKFIVAETKELVLADYKNWLGEEDISSFSYTLKKMVQKWNNTKFMLWFRNLLNNGDEEFSSKEWNDWLNRLEMDWVDLYKNLESQRETWFLNKDKELKQWIKDFQFKWLHYRKDIDEEYNLNFFKKVLKWNDKKWVKWMIKEGKYFMLMDMEKWLDTNKYIYDLWLLKEWEQWKEKKIINWILSENKCSEYQYWLKWEYSNKKLSCRKKTIDWYKWKKFKRKESKLWQKWVSQKDIIAIETKNLEWIKWEEAKKKIFFIMLNQYIKNWIRQKQWNTWIQDLKMSV; encoded by the exons atgaagGATTATGTACTAAAAACatcttcatatataaaaagaaaaaataatggcCTTATATCAtccaataaaaataaaaatgtcaTTAATTCTtgtaaatacattataatattaattttaacatatttgATTCTTCCATTAACAAAGTGCAATGAG tacGCTCCGCAAAAATCTAACAATGCGACCCATTACACAACTAATGTAAACGAAATACGTCAACAATTCCCACAATCACTAGATATgtttgaagaaaaaaattgcattAATTGGATAGAGAAGTTCGAAAACGATTGGAGTTATTTCATGTCATCTCTAGAGAGTCAAAAAAACAACTGGCTTCAAGTGAAGAGTAAGGAATTtgagaaatggaaaaattataaggaaaataaattgatacatagaaatgataattttgatgaaagagaacataataataatttctttaagGAAACATTAAGACCGGTTGAAGGAAACAAGCATCTTCAAGAGAAAGATATGTGGGTAAAGGGAAGTCAAAATTTAACTCAAGGTAATTCAACATTTGGTAACCATAATTTACCTCAAGAAGAATATAAGAGTGGCATGttcaaagaaaaattaagatCAGATGTAGGAAACAAACAGTATAAAGAGAAAGATAAGTGTGTAAAAGGAGGTCAAAAAAGAACACTAAATCATTTAACATTTGATAACCATAATTTGCATAAAACTGAATCTAACAGTAGCAtactaaaaagaaaaacaaatgagagtaaaataaagaagaatttTAGCATTAATAGAGATAAGCAGTTCGCTGAATGGAGAGAAGTCTTGAAGGATGAACCAACGAATAATAACGGAAAATTGGATAAAGTACATGACGTGAATGAATCAAAAAAAGACTTAAACGAATTGAATGGAtcgaaagaaaaattaaacaaattgaATGGAACGAAAAAAGACTCAAACGAATTGAGTGAAATAACAAAGGACTCAAACAAATTGAATGGAACGAAAAAAGACTCAAACGAATTGAGTGAAATAACAAAGGACTCAAACAAATTGAATGGAACGAAAAAAGACTCAAACGAATTGAGGGAAATAACAAAGGACTCAAACAAATTGAATGGAACGAAAAAAGACTCAAACGAATTGAGGGAAATAACAAAGGACTCAAACAAATTGAATGGAACGAAAAAAGACTCAAACGAATTGAGTGAAATAACAAAGGACTCAAACAAATTGAATGGAACGAAAAAAGACTCAAACAAATTGAGAGGAACGAAAGAagaattaaacaaattaaatagaacaaaaaaagactcaaacaaattaaatgaaacGAAAAAAGACTCAAACGAATTGAGGGAAACGACAAAAGACTCAAATGAATTGAGTGAAACGACAAAAGACTCAAACAAATTAAGTGGAACGAAAAAAGCgttagaagaaaaagaaaaagaagaagaagagtTACCTCAAGTTAAAGGAGATATACAAGGAAAATGTgataaaatgttaaaagaagaattaaaaaagaatgaagACAACTTATCtaaaaaagaacataatattaatgtCTCCAAAAAATCATTAGAAGaggtaaataaaaacaaatgttCTAATAATTTCCttgaaaataaatcaaaagaAGGTGAAAAATCTGTGGAAAATAATTTGACgaagaataagaaaaataagaacgACAGTGGTTGTGTTTTAAATCACCTAAAAGATTCTGAAGAACATAATAATGTAGGATTGAATAAATTCATTGTTGCAGAAACAAAAGAACTTGTACTAGCAGATTACAAGAACTGGCTGGGAGAAGAGGATATATCATCTTTTtcatatacattaaaaaaaatggtacaaaaatggaataatacGAAATTTATGTTATGGTTTAGAAATCTATTAAATAATGGGGATGAAGAATTCTCAAGTAAAGAATGGAATGATTGGTTGAACCGTTTGGAAATGGATTGGGTAGATCTCTACAAGAACTTGGAGAGTCAAAGGGAAACATGGTTTCTAAATAAAGATAAGGAATTAAAACAATGGATAAAGGACTTTCAATTTAAATGGTTACATTATCGAAAAGATATAGATGAAGAATATaaccttaatttttttaaaaaagtattaaaatggaatgataaaaaatgggTAAAATGGATGataaaagaaggaaaatattttatgttgatggatatggaaaaatggttggatacaaataaatatatctatgaTTTATGGTTATTGAAAGAATGGGAACaatggaaagaaaaaaaaattattaattggATATTGAGTGAAAACAAATGTAGCGAATATCAATATTGGTTAAAATGGGAATACTCAAACAAGAAATTATCATGTCGAAAAAAGACAATTGATTGGTATAAATGGaagaaatttaaaagaaaggAGTCGAAACTGTGGCAGAAATGGGTCTCtcaaaaagatataataGCTATAGAAACTAAAAATTTAGAATGGATAAAATGGGAAGAAGCtaagaaaaagatatttttcataatgcttaatcaatatattaaaaattggATACGTCAAAAGCAATGGAATACCTGGATACAAGATTTGAAAATGTcagtttaa
- the PmUG01_06025400 gene encoding Plasmodium exported protein, unknown function — protein MEDCYAQGVLSSRTSLVTFRKNGNHGHITNSLEGIGEKSNKKRRRYFVISRCIHILLLSMLFLLLQNVHMREESVILKLQKSNKCSRKLNESFSRNNENNCRGYNTRTYNYSCKNLESRNYNNSYEQGLMNAFQRTNNPDESLCMDNNKKQNSRSDISNTYNNLNENVHGGNNGTYNNWKENVHGGNNGTYNNWKENVHGGNNGTYNNLNENVHGGNNGTYNNLNENVRGGNNGTYNNLNENVHGGNNGTYNNLNENVRGGNNSTYNNLNENVYGGNNGTYNNLNENVYGGNNGTYNNWNENVYGGNNGTYNNLNENVYGGNNGTYNNQDEITYYYNYYNNRNNNPKNKFYTYGSDKYKDMKISRDMHSTHQMGVDIYDEENRHDDSDSESEELSEKDKLRKRINNLGRKVNLVDMLEIFNALMSIYRKKISIIQDSMVKNSDKLGKKHNIPNMYVTSHSLAAQKILMQDVLDFERKLRKSLYRYINMGSGSRDEFTSFIKEAESIWIKFIKSSNSKWKYNLYMQIKRYANK, from the exons atgGAAGACTGTTATGCACAAGGTGTTTTATCATCAAGAACTTCCTTAGTTACCTTTCGGAAGAATGGTAATCACGGGCATATAACAAATTCTTTGGAAGGGATAGGAGAAAAAtctaacaaaaaaagaagaagatattttgtaatttccaGATGCATTCATATATTGTTACTTTCTATGTTATTTCTTTTGTTACAA AACGTGCACATGCGTGAAGAATCCGTAATcttaaaattacaaaaaagtaataaatgcTCAAGAAAACTAAATGAATCATTTTctagaaataatgaaaataattgtaGAGGATATAATACTAGAacttataattattcatGTAAAAACTTAGAATcaagaaattataataatagttatgAACAAGGTCTAATGAACGCTTTTCAAAGAACAAATAATCCTGATGAGAGTTTATGTAtggataataataaaaaacaaaattctCGTAGTGATATAtctaatacatataataatttgaatgAAAATGTGCATGGTGGTAACAAtggtacatataataattggaAGGAAAATGTGCATGGTGGTAACAAtggtacatataataattggaAGGAAAATGTGCATGGTGGTAACAATGGTACctataataatttgaatgAAAATGTGCATGGTGGTAACAAtggtacatataataatttgaatgAAAATGTGCGTGGTGGTAACAATGGTACctataataatttgaatgAAAATGTGCATGGCGGTAACAAtggtacatataataatttgaatgAAAATGTGCGTGGTGGTAACAATAGTACctataataatttgaatgAAAATGTGTATGGTGGTAACAAtggtacatataataatttgaatgAAAATGTGTATGGTGGTAACAAtggtacatataataattggaATGAAAATGTGTATGGTGGTAACAAtggtacatataataatttgaatgAAAATGTGTATGGTGGTAACAAtggtacatataataatcaaGATGAAATTacgtattattataattactataataatagaaataataatccaaaaaataaattttatacatatggatccgataaatataaagatatgAAAATTTCCCGTGATATGCATAGCACACATCAAATGGGAGTAGATATATATGATGAAGAAAATCGACATGATGATTCAGATTCAGAATCTGAAGAATTATCCGAAAAGGATAAACTCAGAAAACGCATAAATAATTTAGGCAGAAAGGTAAATTTGGTAGATATGCTTGAAATATTTAACGCTTTAATGagtatatatagaaaaaaaataagcataaTTCAAGATAGTATGGTTAAGAATTCTGATAAATTaggaaaaaaacataatataccaaatatgtatgtaactAGTCATAGCTTGGCAGCCCAAAAAATCCTTATGCAGGATGTTTTAGATTTTGAAAGGAAATTACGTAAAAGTTTGTATcgttatattaatatggGAAGTGGGTCACGGGACGAGTTTACGAGTTTTATAAAAGAAGCTGAAAGTATATggattaaatttattaaaagttCGAATAGTAAATGGAAATATAACCTTTATATGcaaattaaaagatatgccaacaaataa
- the PmUG01_06025500 gene encoding Plasmodium exported protein, unknown function produces the protein MFFSVKIFVFTLLIWTWEYSNKSTNFGKTCDNKIRNNNALHLRLSRLLKDEAEEAVLLYKSLKDSTTNVLDADDYTFKKRINTSKHYDNSEKSTYPFKFSDKRKKHNEFKVGKHSEKQSNQLKFNGNLKKSADITEYDIDIGAFPDIVECYNYYKMGNIDTSRMRFEMMKYNIKEKEHSRPRLINIFKKLDRHIELGMLRLMKSEYIICDDDLIKGKSIFGKILYYMKKYRIISPPLIIVLAVIMLLILHVNEKIIVALACVGIAVVIYYIIKLRKCQKIIRLFKQIRTDNKHMKKYRDPNKRNL, from the exons ATGTTCTTTtcagttaaaatttttgtgttTACCCTTTTAATATGGACTTGGGAATACTCAAATAAG tCAACTAACTTTGGTAAAACGTGTGATAACAAAATTAGAAATAACAATGCATTACATTTAAGATTAAGCAGATTATTAAAAGATGAAGCAGAAGAAGCtgtgttattatataaatcttTAAAAGACTCAACAACAAATGTACTAGATGCAGATGATTATACCTTCAAAAAACGAATAAATACTTCAAAACATTATGATAACTCTGAAAAATCAACATACCCATTCAAATTCAGTGATAAACgtaaaaaacataatgaGTTCAAAGTTGGAAAACATTCTGAAAAACAATCCAatcaattaaaatttaacggtaatttaaaaaaatcagCAGATATAACAGAATACGATATTGACATTGGAGCATTCCCTGATATAGTAGAATGTTATAATTACTATAAAATGGGAAATATAGACACAAGTCGAATGCGCTTTGAAAtgatgaaatataatattaaagaaaaagaacatTCTAGGCCAAggttaattaatatttttaaaaaattagatagACATATTGAATTGGGGATGTTGCGATTAATGAAAtcagaatatattatttgcgACGATGACTTAATTAAGGGAAAAAGTATATTcggaaaaatattatattatatgaaaaaatatagaataatatCTCCACCACTTATCATCGTATTAGCTGTAATTATGCTTCTTATATTAcatgtaaatgaaaaaattattgttgCCCTTGCTTGTGTTGGTATTGCAGTGGTAATTTACTACATAATTAAACTTCGGAAATgccaaaaaataattagattgtttaaacaaattagaaccgataataaacatatgaaaaaataccGCGATccaaataaaagaaatttataa
- the PmUG01_06025600 gene encoding Plasmodium exported protein, unknown function, producing MDGGRNKIFFIKTLAAFTYLIWPCIYKYEFTTFCKSIDNKISKNKSLNGRASRLLFEKIKAHDEQVYTILKDKILDINRDANNFKGQLKKIKTDNNILHKPYKKYTHDNNYKERRRERNFDINLLQEPYKKYTHDNIFDEHIRERNTDNDILNDSYNKYTHNDSFQKSYNSINAFDIFKQIYDKVRYSHNFKKLCKRLNIYDKIKKTWNIYKFLLNSEEPNIEPQFHRKDKKLDNSSKIDDHNDIDKDETAGTLKNYNDVDERFLKLNKQMIIAIKFFNSYIKPVLKFILKYIKKYDRMYEKAVIKVFTKYHITRSDNEGIILKKIKSHLMVVYPIISYSLYTIVLHLLDYDSFTVGSTGAMLAGITVYVLYKNIKYYNICKNYGTYEEVITSLGYPLTTKKKKRHFWNFFI from the exons ATGGACGgaggaagaaataaaatctttttcattaaaaccTTAGCTGCTTTTACGTATTTAATATGGccttgcatatataaatatgag ttCACGACTTTTTGTAAATCAatagataataaaattagtaaaaacAAATCATTAAACGGAAGGGCAAGTAgattattatttgaaaaaataaaagctcACGACGAACAAGTGTATACTATTCTAAAAGATAAGATATTAGATATAAATAGAGATGCTAACAATTTTAAAggacaattaaaaaaaataaaaactgataataacatattacataaaccatataaaaaatatacacatgataataattataaagaacGACGAAGAGAAAGAAATTTTGATATTAACTTACTTCAAGAaccatataaaaaatacacacatgataatatttttgatgAACACATAAGAGAAAGAAATACTGATAATGATATTCTTAACgattcatataataaatacacacATAATGATAGTTTTCAAAAATCATATAATTCTATAAATGCTTTTGACATTTTTAAACAAATCTACGATAAAGTTAGATATAgtcataattttaaaaaattatgtaaaagattaaatatttatgataaaattaaaaagacatggaatatatacaaatttttacttaattctGAAGAACCAAATATAGAACCTCAGTTCCATaggaaagataaaaaattagataatTCATCAAAAATTGATGATCACAATGATATTGATAAGGATGAGACAGCTggtacattaaaaaattataatgatgTAGATGAACGATTTCTGAAATTAAACAAACAAATGATTATTGCCATTAAATTctttaattcatatataaaaccaGTTTTAAAGTTTATACTTAagtatataaagaaatatgatCGAATGTATGAAAAAGCAGTTATAAAggtatttacaaaatatcaTATAACTCGTAGTGATAATGAAGgtatcattttaaaaaaaataaagagtcATCTTATGGTAGTTTATCCAATTATATCATATAGTTTGTATACCATAGTGCTTCATTTACTCGATTACGATAGTTTTACTGTTGGTAGCACAGGAGCAATGCTTGCAGGTATTACAGTATacgtattatataaaaatataaaatactataatatatgcaaaaattaCGGAACATACGAGGAAGTGATAACTTCATTAGGTTATCCCCTAacaaccaaaaaaaaaaaaaggcatttttggaatttttttatttga